One part of the Halopenitus persicus genome encodes these proteins:
- a CDS encoding NCS2 family permease, which produces MGLTETLADRFDVAARGSDVKTELIAGITTFLAMSYIIVVNPFILAEAIQIPGYEFFEVVQMIAIATVLASAAATLVMALYANRPFGLAPGMGLNAFFAFSVVLGLGIPWQTALAAVFVEGVVFMLLTLVGARKYVIQLFPEPVKRAVGAGIGLFLLFIGLQELQIVVPDEATLVTLGGVFGNPWAILGVFGLVLTFALWARGITGSIVLGILATSLVGWGLTFAGAFERGAITPETLPAAQYDITPLAGAFVDGFAEIEPLTFVLVVFTFFFVDFFDTAGTLIGVSQYGDFLDEDGDLPEMDKPLMADAVGTTVGAMVGTSTVTTYIESSTGVEEGGRTGLTALVVALCFLASLVVIPVVAAIPGYASFIALVVVGVMMLQGLTEVDWSDPAWTVSAGLTVTVMPFAYSIADGLAAGIVAYPIIKLAVGEPGDVSPGQYVLAVLVAAYYVLQTSGVIL; this is translated from the coding sequence ATGGGACTCACGGAAACGCTCGCCGACCGGTTCGACGTCGCGGCACGGGGCTCCGACGTCAAGACGGAACTGATCGCGGGGATCACCACGTTCCTCGCGATGTCGTACATCATCGTCGTCAACCCGTTCATTCTGGCGGAGGCGATCCAGATACCCGGGTACGAGTTCTTCGAGGTCGTCCAGATGATCGCGATCGCGACGGTCCTCGCCTCCGCGGCCGCGACGCTGGTGATGGCGCTGTACGCCAACCGGCCGTTCGGCCTCGCGCCCGGCATGGGGCTCAACGCCTTCTTCGCGTTCTCGGTCGTCCTCGGGCTCGGCATCCCGTGGCAGACGGCGCTCGCGGCGGTGTTCGTCGAGGGCGTGGTCTTCATGCTGCTCACGCTCGTCGGAGCGCGCAAGTACGTGATCCAGCTCTTCCCGGAGCCGGTCAAGCGTGCGGTCGGCGCCGGGATCGGGCTGTTCCTGCTGTTCATCGGGCTCCAGGAGCTGCAGATCGTCGTCCCCGACGAGGCGACGCTCGTCACCCTCGGCGGCGTCTTCGGCAATCCGTGGGCGATCCTCGGCGTCTTCGGACTCGTTCTTACCTTCGCCCTGTGGGCCCGCGGTATCACCGGATCGATCGTCCTCGGGATCCTCGCGACGTCGCTGGTCGGCTGGGGCCTGACGTTCGCCGGTGCCTTCGAACGCGGCGCCATCACGCCCGAGACGTTGCCCGCAGCGCAGTACGACATCACGCCGCTTGCGGGCGCGTTCGTGGACGGATTCGCCGAGATCGAACCGCTCACCTTCGTGTTGGTCGTGTTCACCTTCTTCTTCGTCGACTTCTTCGACACCGCCGGCACGCTGATCGGCGTTTCGCAGTACGGCGACTTCCTCGACGAGGACGGCGACCTTCCCGAGATGGACAAGCCGCTGATGGCCGACGCGGTCGGAACAACGGTCGGCGCGATGGTCGGCACCTCGACGGTGACCACCTACATCGAGTCCTCAACCGGCGTCGAGGAGGGCGGTCGAACCGGACTCACCGCACTCGTCGTCGCGCTCTGCTTTCTGGCGTCCCTCGTGGTGATCCCCGTCGTCGCCGCGATTCCCGGATACGCCTCCTTCATCGCGCTGGTCGTCGTCGGCGTGATGATGCTGCAGGGGCTCACCGAGGTCGACTGGAGCGATCCCGCGTGGACCGTCTCGGCGGGGCTCACGGTCACCGTGATGCCGTTCGCCTACTCGATCGCCGACGGCCTGGCCGCCGGCATCGTCGCCTACCCGATCATCAAGCTCGCCGTCGGCGAGCCCGGCGACGTCTCGCCCGGACAGTACGTCCTCGCCGTCCTGGTGGCCGCCTACTACGTCCTCCAGACGAGCGGCGTGATCCTCTAG
- a CDS encoding phosphoribosyltransferase family protein, whose product MNRAEKAALQLQAVAVLRMLKRPRTYDELAETTGLPAGDLNRYVNGHVLPGPDRAREIVNGVGHDALADELQSRIAFDEEGYVDNSAVVFDQSFLDLVAPVAAESFAFETPDVVLTAATDGITLGAAMASFFDARLAYAKKSKETAVEEFIESRQRLASGIELTYYLPASAIDAGETVLIVDDLIRSGETQELLLDIALQADAEVTGVFALIAVGEEGLDRARGITDAPVGALETVE is encoded by the coding sequence ATGAACCGTGCAGAGAAGGCAGCCCTCCAGCTGCAGGCGGTCGCCGTGCTCCGGATGTTGAAACGCCCCCGGACCTACGACGAGCTGGCCGAGACGACGGGCCTGCCGGCGGGGGACCTGAACCGCTACGTCAACGGACACGTCCTCCCGGGTCCCGACCGCGCCCGCGAGATCGTCAACGGCGTCGGCCACGACGCCCTCGCGGACGAGCTGCAGTCGCGGATCGCCTTCGACGAGGAGGGCTACGTCGACAACTCGGCCGTCGTCTTCGATCAGTCGTTTCTGGATCTGGTCGCGCCGGTGGCCGCCGAATCGTTCGCCTTCGAGACGCCGGACGTGGTCCTGACGGCCGCGACGGACGGAATCACCCTCGGCGCGGCGATGGCGTCCTTCTTCGACGCCCGGCTCGCGTACGCGAAGAAGTCGAAGGAAACCGCCGTCGAGGAGTTCATCGAATCCCGACAGCGGCTCGCGTCCGGCATCGAGCTGACCTACTACCTGCCGGCCAGCGCGATCGACGCCGGGGAGACCGTCCTCATCGTCGACGACCTCATCCGGTCGGGCGAGACCCAGGAGCTGCTGTTGGACATCGCGCTCCAGGCCGACGCCGAGGTCACCGGCGTCTTCGCGCTCATCGCGGTCGGCGAGGAGGGACTCGACCGCGCCCGCGGGATCACCGACGCGCCGGTGGGGGCGCTCGAGACGGTCGAGTAG
- a CDS encoding polyprenyl synthetase family protein has protein sequence MEYLERRVTLVDERIEEVLAAVDPPELADELEHVVLAGGKRVRPAVTILACEAVGGDPDAAVDFAAGIELVHNASLVIDDIIDRSDVRRGTPSAWAEYGYGPAIVASDGLLGEAFALFSSNERAMGIVAEAMVELGEGEATELVDRPTDEAEYKTLARRKTGALFRAAAELGAVAAEADPFVVESFGEYAERVGVAFQMRDDVLDTTADPDSLGKPTGQDAEMDRPSVVQVTRLSPAEATQEARAQSDAALEALDATDLPDTEAMQYLRDLAEFVVVRER, from the coding sequence ATGGAGTACCTGGAACGGCGGGTCACGCTCGTCGACGAGCGGATCGAGGAGGTCCTCGCGGCGGTCGATCCCCCGGAGCTCGCCGACGAACTCGAACACGTCGTTCTCGCGGGCGGCAAGCGGGTGCGGCCGGCGGTGACGATCCTCGCCTGCGAGGCCGTCGGCGGCGACCCGGACGCAGCGGTCGATTTCGCCGCCGGGATCGAGCTCGTGCACAACGCCTCGCTGGTCATCGACGACATCATCGACCGCTCGGACGTCAGGCGCGGGACGCCCTCAGCGTGGGCCGAATACGGCTACGGCCCGGCGATCGTCGCCTCCGACGGCCTGCTCGGCGAGGCGTTCGCGCTGTTCTCGTCGAACGAACGGGCGATGGGGATCGTCGCGGAGGCGATGGTCGAGCTCGGCGAGGGCGAGGCCACGGAGCTCGTCGATCGCCCGACCGACGAGGCGGAATACAAGACGCTCGCGCGTCGCAAGACCGGCGCGCTGTTCCGCGCGGCGGCCGAGCTCGGCGCCGTCGCCGCCGAGGCAGACCCCTTCGTCGTCGAGTCGTTCGGCGAGTACGCCGAGCGCGTCGGCGTCGCCTTCCAGATGCGCGACGACGTTCTCGACACGACGGCCGACCCCGACTCGCTGGGCAAGCCGACCGGCCAGGACGCCGAGATGGACCGCCCGTCGGTGGTGCAGGTCACCCGACTCAGTCCCGCGGAGGCGACCCAGGAGGCGCGTGCGCAGTCCGACGCCGCCCTCGAGGCGCTCGATGCGACCGATCTCCCCGACACCGAGGCGATGCAGTACCTCCGCGACCTCGCCGAGTTCGTGGTCGTCCGCGAGCGATAG
- a CDS encoding RNA-binding protein, producing MQVKSRHHLRSDAIDEIRAALADGLGVEIDGDAFELVELTDSAFDLVLVDGEPLVFYTDEEPFVTVRGANETNPDSGVVTVDAGAISFVSNGADVMRPGIVEADPDVEAGDLVAIAEETHGKVLAIGRALVDGPEMVGEEGKVVESVHHVGDDLYEFEP from the coding sequence ATGCAGGTGAAATCCCGCCACCACCTCCGAAGCGACGCCATCGACGAGATCCGGGCGGCGCTGGCCGACGGGCTCGGCGTCGAGATCGACGGGGACGCCTTCGAGCTCGTCGAGCTGACCGACTCCGCGTTCGACCTCGTGCTCGTCGACGGGGAGCCGCTGGTGTTCTACACCGACGAGGAACCGTTCGTGACGGTTCGCGGCGCCAACGAGACCAACCCCGACTCCGGGGTCGTCACGGTCGACGCGGGCGCGATCTCGTTCGTCTCGAACGGGGCGGACGTGATGCGACCGGGGATCGTCGAGGCCGATCCCGACGTCGAGGCCGGCGACCTGGTCGCGATCGCCGAGGAGACCCACGGGAAGGTGCTCGCGATCGGCCGCGCGCTCGTCGACGGCCCGGAGATGGTCGGCGAGGAGGGAAAGGTCGTCGAGTCGGTCCACCACGTCGGGGACGATCTCTACGAGTTCGAACCCTAA
- a CDS encoding ribonuclease catalytic domain-containing protein, which yields MSPDAQSESDDEEGPVRVTEELARHMANKREELFEEFGIRDEFPAEVLSEAKARTEDVGSEIQAEIDEREDLRDLTTWTTDPVDAQDFDDAISIRREEDAYRLWVHIADVTHYVTPETSMWEEAVKRCNTVYLPGYTVHMLPPILAETVCSLVPQEDRLAHTVEMEIDDETLSFEDVDIYKSVINSDERLTYSECENRLEDEDAPLHDENVLAFELADRMHEQRKADGSLVLNPRRDRAHTIIEESMLKANKAVTHTLMWDRGVEAMYRVHPQPTPDQWNDALREIQELDSVSIPGSSWDDPRKAVNAALEQSPDRQLNKIQRAVLKVMPRAKYMNDPFGGHHALNFDIYGHFTSPIRRLSDLINHWIVHTNDVPETLIKLCDRASDNQKDGETAERLYKQFLQEVGVDPYAVNNRGVEVVEDPDEAEYGV from the coding sequence ATGTCACCGGACGCGCAGTCGGAGTCGGACGACGAGGAGGGGCCCGTTCGGGTCACGGAGGAGTTGGCCCGGCACATGGCGAACAAACGCGAGGAGCTCTTCGAGGAGTTCGGGATCCGCGACGAGTTCCCCGCCGAGGTCCTCTCGGAGGCAAAAGCCCGCACGGAGGACGTCGGATCGGAGATCCAGGCGGAGATCGACGAGCGCGAGGACCTCCGGGATCTGACGACCTGGACGACCGACCCGGTCGATGCGCAGGACTTCGACGACGCCATCTCGATCCGACGCGAGGAGGACGCCTACCGGCTGTGGGTCCACATCGCCGACGTCACCCACTACGTGACCCCCGAGACGTCGATGTGGGAGGAAGCCGTCAAGCGGTGTAACACGGTCTACCTCCCCGGTTATACGGTTCATATGCTGCCGCCGATCCTCGCGGAGACGGTCTGTTCGCTCGTCCCCCAGGAGGACCGGCTCGCCCACACCGTCGAGATGGAGATCGACGACGAGACGCTCTCCTTCGAGGACGTCGACATCTACAAGTCCGTCATCAACTCCGACGAGCGGCTCACCTACTCGGAGTGTGAGAACCGCCTCGAGGACGAGGACGCGCCGTTGCACGACGAGAACGTGCTCGCGTTCGAGCTGGCCGACCGGATGCACGAACAGCGCAAGGCGGACGGCTCGCTCGTGTTGAACCCCCGCCGCGACCGGGCGCACACGATCATCGAGGAGTCGATGCTCAAGGCGAACAAGGCCGTCACGCACACGCTGATGTGGGACCGCGGCGTCGAGGCGATGTACCGCGTCCACCCGCAGCCGACCCCTGACCAGTGGAACGACGCGCTGCGGGAGATCCAGGAGCTCGACTCCGTGTCGATCCCGGGATCCTCCTGGGACGATCCGCGAAAGGCCGTCAACGCCGCCCTCGAGCAGTCGCCCGACCGCCAGCTCAACAAGATCCAGCGGGCCGTCCTCAAGGTGATGCCGCGCGCCAAGTACATGAACGACCCCTTCGGCGGCCACCACGCGCTCAACTTCGACATCTACGGCCACTTCACCTCGCCGATCCGGCGGCTCTCCGACCTGATCAACCACTGGATCGTCCACACGAACGACGTCCCCGAGACGCTGATCAAGCTCTGTGACCGCGCCTCGGATAACCAGAAGGACGGCGAGACCGCCGAGCGGCTCTACAAGCAGTTCCTCCAGGAGGTCGGCGTCGACCCCTACGCGGTCAACAACCGCGGCGTGGAGGTCGTCGAGGATCCCGACGAGGCCGAGTACGGCGTGTGA
- a CDS encoding DUF2062 domain-containing protein encodes MIRGRVADARDRVRSRLEAAFIEDHSPREVAFSFSLGVFITALPTLGFGVAVFLALAYLFKQLSKIALFASVIVLNPAVKWGVYGTSYWLGRRLLGPIPTDAVGTFTPIAGSHHLLRLWVGNLVLAVVFAVIAYAIALRLVHAFRRREADRESLPIDVEPK; translated from the coding sequence ATGATTCGGGGACGGGTCGCCGACGCCCGCGATCGGGTACGGTCGCGGCTGGAGGCCGCCTTCATCGAGGACCACTCGCCGCGGGAGGTCGCGTTCAGCTTCAGCCTCGGCGTCTTCATCACCGCCCTGCCGACGCTGGGGTTCGGCGTCGCCGTCTTCCTCGCGCTGGCGTACCTCTTCAAGCAGCTGAGCAAGATCGCCCTGTTCGCGTCGGTCATCGTCCTCAACCCGGCCGTGAAGTGGGGCGTCTACGGGACGAGCTACTGGCTGGGTCGGCGCCTGCTCGGTCCGATCCCCACGGACGCCGTGGGTACGTTCACCCCGATCGCGGGGTCACACCACCTGCTCCGGCTCTGGGTGGGGAACCTGGTCCTCGCCGTCGTCTTCGCCGTGATCGCCTACGCGATCGCGCTCCGGCTGGTGCACGCGTTCCGCCGCCGCGAAGCCGACCGCGAGTCGCTCCCGATCGACGTCGAGCCGAAGTGA